The following are encoded together in the Glycine max cultivar Williams 82 chromosome 8, Glycine_max_v4.0, whole genome shotgun sequence genome:
- the LOC100799455 gene encoding uncharacterized protein isoform X1, protein MVQIARRKKGRPSKADLARRSGESQSDPRRSLRRRSVRYNIIDYDGDYLDDDDEDERRREKKKLKLMAKLNQDGGEEEEEEEREEEENETAPHHTRAESREEHAPVEEYDDDEKEQEEENENEQEEENEEDEESVVKGRKVESKGLHSVSASGAPVILQSGIPLPDKRTLELILDKLQKKDTYGVFADPVDPEELPDYHDVIEHPMDFATVRKNLANGSYTTLEQFESDVFLICSNAMQYNAPETIYHKQARSIQELGRKKFEKLRIGFEHSQIELKSEQKAGSNYLVKKQPKKPLARASQEPVGSDFSSGATLATIADVQPTSHLMQGGRCERSGNLDGILEANAFWIDANQEKAEDVLLGKGLLSKWGRKSFALDESRRASYNMSNQPIVKPDSIFMTFERGMKHLVTVGLHAEYSYARSLARFSASLGPIAWKIASHRIQHALPAGCKFGRGWVGEYEPLSTPILMVNNRVQKENSLVMKLHSTTELPKGNQNCKNVESSIMHPVNGQMLEGKRPSMPDFKGKPLFGSAGVRLSAPVNILNQEQNAQSRKLGKCENKGLKQLELNSLTSSNQNNNGLVAKFTSNASTANAPAVESKPREMVPRNMFKQPDTNGVISGELPNGKVTNTSLNRQVTGSSSPESTSNQSRRAAPGVVHGQEQGLSDPGQLMRMFAERAQKQHTSNHSHVDTPPVTLSGPSGQRNDSGNASATAAHAWMSVGAGGFKQGPDNSSSPKNQISADSLYNSTRELHQQISKIQGEFPPGEMPFQPFQAVAPQPIHTGAVSQFPNRPMVFPQLESADQASFQMRMFAERAQKQHTSSNHSLVDTLPVTLSGPSEQRNDSGNASATAAHAWMSVGAGGFKQGPDNSSSPKNKISVESLYNSTRELHQHISRIRGEFPSGGMPFQPFQAVAPQPIQTGTVSQFPNRPMVFPQLASADQSRFQMQPPWRGLSPRSQSRQKQETLPPDLNIDFESPGSPVKQSSGVLVDSQQPDLALQL, encoded by the exons ATGGTTCAGATCGCGAGGAGGAAGAAGGGACGGCCGTCGAAGGCGGATCTGGCTCGTCGCTCCGGCGAGTCTCAATCCGATCCCCGGCGGAGCCTCCGGCGCCGGAGCGTGAGGTACAACATCATCGATTACGACGGAGATTACCTTGACGACGACGACGAGGACGAGAGGAGGCGCGAGAAGAAGAAGCTCAAGCTCATGGCGAAGTTGAACCAGGAcggcggagaagaagaagaagaggaagagcgggaagaagaagaaaacgaaaCTGCACCGCACCACACTCGTGCCGAGTCGCGTGAGGAGCACGCGCCGGTAGAAGAATACGACGACGACGAAAAAGAACAAGAGGAAGAGAACGAAAACGAACAAGAGGAAGAGAACGAAGAAGACGAAGAAAGTGTG GTAAAGGGCAGAAAAGTGGAATCGAAAGGGCTCCACTCTGTTTCTGCTTCAG GAGCTCCAGTGATTCTTCAATCTGGAATTCCGTTGCCTGATAAGAGGACTCTGGAATTGATCCTTGACAAGCTTCAGAA GAAGGACACTTATGGTGTGTTTGCGGACCCTGTTGATCCAGAAGAG CTTCCTGATTATCACGATGTGATCGAGCATCCCATGGACTTTGCCACTGTAAGGAAGAACTTGGCAAATGGATCTTATACCACCTTAGAGCAATTTGAG AgtgatgtatttttaatttgctCAAATGCAATGCAATACAATGCACCGGAGACTATATACCACAAACAG GCGCGATCAATACAAGAACTTGGACGGAAGAAATTTGAGAAGTTAAGGATTGGCTTTGAGCACTCTCAGATTGAACTGAAATCAGAACAAAAAGCAGGATCCAATTATTTGGTTAAGAAGCAGCCAAAGAAGCCATTGGCACGTGCCTCACAAGAACCTGTTGGCTCTGATTTCTCCTCAGGGGCAACTCTTGCTACTATTGCAGATGTACAGCCAACTTCCCATCTGATGCAAGGTGGTAGATGTGAGAGGTCTGGCAATCTTGATGGTATTTTGGAGGCAAATGCTTTCTGGATTGATGCAAATCAAGAGAAAGCTGAAGATGTTTTGTTAG GGAAAGGTCTTCTCTCTAAGTGGGGAAGGAAGTCCTTTGCGCTTGATGAAAGTCGTCGTGCATCTTACAATATGTCCAACCAACCAATTGTTAAACCAGATTCAATATTTATGACCTTTGAGAGAGGAATGAAGCATCTGGTTACT GTTGGACTTCATGCAGAATATTCCTATGCTAGGAGTTTGGCCCGTTTTAGTGCATCTCTAGGACCTATTGCTTGGAAAATTGCTTCCCACAGGATTCAACACGCACTGCCAGCTGGATGTAAATTTGGTCGTGGTTGGGTTGGAGAGTATGAACCGCTTTCTACCCCAATATTAATGGTTAATAATCGTgtccaaaaagaaaatagtttgGTTATGAAGTTGCATTCCACTACTGAATTACCAAAGGGTAACCAAAATTGTAAGAATGTGGAATCCAGCATCATGCATCCTGTAAATGGACAGATGCTTGAGGGAAAACGTCCTTCAATGCCTGATTTCAAAGGAAAACCTTTATTTGGTTCTGCTGGAGTAAGGCTCAGTGCTCCTGTCAACATCCTCAATCAGGAGCAGAACGCCCAATCCAGGAAATTAGGCAAGTGTGAGAATAAGGGTTTGAAACAATTGGAGTTGAATTCTTTAACCTCAAGTAATCAGAATAATAATGGTCTGGTTGCAAAGTTTACAAGTAATGCTTCTACAGCTAATGCTCCTGCAGTAGAGTCCAAGCCCAGAGAGATGGTGCCAAGGAACATGTTCAAACAGCCCGATACTAATGGAGTTATTAGTGGAGAGTTGCCTAATGGAAAAGTCACGAATACAAGTTTGAATAGACAGGTGACTGGTTCATCATCACCTGAAAGTACATCGAATCAATCAAGAAGAGCTGCTCCTGGTGTTGTCCATGGGCAGGAGCAGGGTCTTAGCGACCCAGGTCAGTTGATGAGAATGTTCGCAGAAAGGGCTCAAAAGCAACACACTTCCAATCATTCGCATGTTGATACTCCGCCAGTGACACTATCAGGTCCATCTGGACAGAGAAATGACTCGGGCAATGCTTCAGCAACAGCTGCCCATGCATGGATGTCTGTTGGGGCAGGAGGGTTTAAACAAGGACCTGACAATTCTAGTTCACCCAAAAATCAGATATCTGCAGATTCTTTGTACAACTCAACAAGAGAGTTGCATCAGCAGATTTCAAAAATTCAGGGGGAGTTTCCCCCTGGTGAAATGCCTTTCCAACCATTTCAAGCAGTTGCTCCTCAACCTATTCACACAGGCGCTGTTTCACAGTTTCCCAACCGGCCTATGGTTTTCCCTCAGTTAGAATCTGCTGACCAAGCTAGCTTTCAAATGAGAATGTTTGCAGAAAGGGCTCAAAAGCAACACACTTCTTCCAATCATTCGCTTGTTGATACTCTGCCAGTGACATTATCAGGTCCATCTGAACAGAGAAATGACTCGGGCAATGCTTCAGCAACAGCTGCCCATGCATGGATGTCTGTTGGGGCTGGAGGGTTTAAACAAGGACCCGATAATTCTAGTTCACCCAAAAATAAGATATCTGTAGAATCTTTGTACAACTCAACAAGAGAGTTGCATCAGCATATTTCAAGAATTCGGGGGGAGTTTCCCTCTGGTGGAATGCCTTTCCAACCATTTCAAGCAGTTGCTCCTCAACCTATTCAGACAGGCACTGTTTCCCAGTTTCCCAACCGGCCTATGGTTTTCCCTCAGTTAGCATCTGCCGATCAATCTAGATTTCAAATGCAGCCCCCTTGGCGAGGTCTTAGTCCTCGTAGCCAGTCAAGGCAGAAACAGGAAACCCTTCCACCTGACTTGAATATTGATTTTGAATCACCAGGGTCACCTGTAAAACAATCTTCTGGTGTCCTTGTTGACTCACAGCAACCAGACCTAGCTTTGCAACTGTGA
- the LOC100799455 gene encoding uncharacterized protein isoform X2, whose product MVQIARRKKGRPSKADLARRSGESQSDPRRSLRRRSVRYNIIDYDGDYLDDDDEDERRREKKKLKLMAKLNQDGGEEEEEEEREEEENETAPHHTRAESREEHAPVEEYDDDEKEQEEENENEQEEENEEDEESVVKGRKVESKGLHSVSASVILQSGIPLPDKRTLELILDKLQKKDTYGVFADPVDPEELPDYHDVIEHPMDFATVRKNLANGSYTTLEQFESDVFLICSNAMQYNAPETIYHKQARSIQELGRKKFEKLRIGFEHSQIELKSEQKAGSNYLVKKQPKKPLARASQEPVGSDFSSGATLATIADVQPTSHLMQGGRCERSGNLDGILEANAFWIDANQEKAEDVLLGKGLLSKWGRKSFALDESRRASYNMSNQPIVKPDSIFMTFERGMKHLVTVGLHAEYSYARSLARFSASLGPIAWKIASHRIQHALPAGCKFGRGWVGEYEPLSTPILMVNNRVQKENSLVMKLHSTTELPKGNQNCKNVESSIMHPVNGQMLEGKRPSMPDFKGKPLFGSAGVRLSAPVNILNQEQNAQSRKLGKCENKGLKQLELNSLTSSNQNNNGLVAKFTSNASTANAPAVESKPREMVPRNMFKQPDTNGVISGELPNGKVTNTSLNRQVTGSSSPESTSNQSRRAAPGVVHGQEQGLSDPGQLMRMFAERAQKQHTSNHSHVDTPPVTLSGPSGQRNDSGNASATAAHAWMSVGAGGFKQGPDNSSSPKNQISADSLYNSTRELHQQISKIQGEFPPGEMPFQPFQAVAPQPIHTGAVSQFPNRPMVFPQLESADQASFQMRMFAERAQKQHTSSNHSLVDTLPVTLSGPSEQRNDSGNASATAAHAWMSVGAGGFKQGPDNSSSPKNKISVESLYNSTRELHQHISRIRGEFPSGGMPFQPFQAVAPQPIQTGTVSQFPNRPMVFPQLASADQSRFQMQPPWRGLSPRSQSRQKQETLPPDLNIDFESPGSPVKQSSGVLVDSQQPDLALQL is encoded by the exons ATGGTTCAGATCGCGAGGAGGAAGAAGGGACGGCCGTCGAAGGCGGATCTGGCTCGTCGCTCCGGCGAGTCTCAATCCGATCCCCGGCGGAGCCTCCGGCGCCGGAGCGTGAGGTACAACATCATCGATTACGACGGAGATTACCTTGACGACGACGACGAGGACGAGAGGAGGCGCGAGAAGAAGAAGCTCAAGCTCATGGCGAAGTTGAACCAGGAcggcggagaagaagaagaagaggaagagcgggaagaagaagaaaacgaaaCTGCACCGCACCACACTCGTGCCGAGTCGCGTGAGGAGCACGCGCCGGTAGAAGAATACGACGACGACGAAAAAGAACAAGAGGAAGAGAACGAAAACGAACAAGAGGAAGAGAACGAAGAAGACGAAGAAAGTGTG GTAAAGGGCAGAAAAGTGGAATCGAAAGGGCTCCACTCTGTTTCTGCTTCAG TGATTCTTCAATCTGGAATTCCGTTGCCTGATAAGAGGACTCTGGAATTGATCCTTGACAAGCTTCAGAA GAAGGACACTTATGGTGTGTTTGCGGACCCTGTTGATCCAGAAGAG CTTCCTGATTATCACGATGTGATCGAGCATCCCATGGACTTTGCCACTGTAAGGAAGAACTTGGCAAATGGATCTTATACCACCTTAGAGCAATTTGAG AgtgatgtatttttaatttgctCAAATGCAATGCAATACAATGCACCGGAGACTATATACCACAAACAG GCGCGATCAATACAAGAACTTGGACGGAAGAAATTTGAGAAGTTAAGGATTGGCTTTGAGCACTCTCAGATTGAACTGAAATCAGAACAAAAAGCAGGATCCAATTATTTGGTTAAGAAGCAGCCAAAGAAGCCATTGGCACGTGCCTCACAAGAACCTGTTGGCTCTGATTTCTCCTCAGGGGCAACTCTTGCTACTATTGCAGATGTACAGCCAACTTCCCATCTGATGCAAGGTGGTAGATGTGAGAGGTCTGGCAATCTTGATGGTATTTTGGAGGCAAATGCTTTCTGGATTGATGCAAATCAAGAGAAAGCTGAAGATGTTTTGTTAG GGAAAGGTCTTCTCTCTAAGTGGGGAAGGAAGTCCTTTGCGCTTGATGAAAGTCGTCGTGCATCTTACAATATGTCCAACCAACCAATTGTTAAACCAGATTCAATATTTATGACCTTTGAGAGAGGAATGAAGCATCTGGTTACT GTTGGACTTCATGCAGAATATTCCTATGCTAGGAGTTTGGCCCGTTTTAGTGCATCTCTAGGACCTATTGCTTGGAAAATTGCTTCCCACAGGATTCAACACGCACTGCCAGCTGGATGTAAATTTGGTCGTGGTTGGGTTGGAGAGTATGAACCGCTTTCTACCCCAATATTAATGGTTAATAATCGTgtccaaaaagaaaatagtttgGTTATGAAGTTGCATTCCACTACTGAATTACCAAAGGGTAACCAAAATTGTAAGAATGTGGAATCCAGCATCATGCATCCTGTAAATGGACAGATGCTTGAGGGAAAACGTCCTTCAATGCCTGATTTCAAAGGAAAACCTTTATTTGGTTCTGCTGGAGTAAGGCTCAGTGCTCCTGTCAACATCCTCAATCAGGAGCAGAACGCCCAATCCAGGAAATTAGGCAAGTGTGAGAATAAGGGTTTGAAACAATTGGAGTTGAATTCTTTAACCTCAAGTAATCAGAATAATAATGGTCTGGTTGCAAAGTTTACAAGTAATGCTTCTACAGCTAATGCTCCTGCAGTAGAGTCCAAGCCCAGAGAGATGGTGCCAAGGAACATGTTCAAACAGCCCGATACTAATGGAGTTATTAGTGGAGAGTTGCCTAATGGAAAAGTCACGAATACAAGTTTGAATAGACAGGTGACTGGTTCATCATCACCTGAAAGTACATCGAATCAATCAAGAAGAGCTGCTCCTGGTGTTGTCCATGGGCAGGAGCAGGGTCTTAGCGACCCAGGTCAGTTGATGAGAATGTTCGCAGAAAGGGCTCAAAAGCAACACACTTCCAATCATTCGCATGTTGATACTCCGCCAGTGACACTATCAGGTCCATCTGGACAGAGAAATGACTCGGGCAATGCTTCAGCAACAGCTGCCCATGCATGGATGTCTGTTGGGGCAGGAGGGTTTAAACAAGGACCTGACAATTCTAGTTCACCCAAAAATCAGATATCTGCAGATTCTTTGTACAACTCAACAAGAGAGTTGCATCAGCAGATTTCAAAAATTCAGGGGGAGTTTCCCCCTGGTGAAATGCCTTTCCAACCATTTCAAGCAGTTGCTCCTCAACCTATTCACACAGGCGCTGTTTCACAGTTTCCCAACCGGCCTATGGTTTTCCCTCAGTTAGAATCTGCTGACCAAGCTAGCTTTCAAATGAGAATGTTTGCAGAAAGGGCTCAAAAGCAACACACTTCTTCCAATCATTCGCTTGTTGATACTCTGCCAGTGACATTATCAGGTCCATCTGAACAGAGAAATGACTCGGGCAATGCTTCAGCAACAGCTGCCCATGCATGGATGTCTGTTGGGGCTGGAGGGTTTAAACAAGGACCCGATAATTCTAGTTCACCCAAAAATAAGATATCTGTAGAATCTTTGTACAACTCAACAAGAGAGTTGCATCAGCATATTTCAAGAATTCGGGGGGAGTTTCCCTCTGGTGGAATGCCTTTCCAACCATTTCAAGCAGTTGCTCCTCAACCTATTCAGACAGGCACTGTTTCCCAGTTTCCCAACCGGCCTATGGTTTTCCCTCAGTTAGCATCTGCCGATCAATCTAGATTTCAAATGCAGCCCCCTTGGCGAGGTCTTAGTCCTCGTAGCCAGTCAAGGCAGAAACAGGAAACCCTTCCACCTGACTTGAATATTGATTTTGAATCACCAGGGTCACCTGTAAAACAATCTTCTGGTGTCCTTGTTGACTCACAGCAACCAGACCTAGCTTTGCAACTGTGA